A stretch of the Filimonas lacunae genome encodes the following:
- a CDS encoding DUF4238 domain-containing protein — protein sequence MKSGQPKNHHYVPKVYLKRFADENSDFFQLCKKYKSISTRHISQVCYEREYFKIQREETKATQNIQDEHYIEKNSFVSQENSLPTLVDLVSQQQSTAFWIPKHQLEALIGTLITIKQRNPTHRQLVTSLMKSKVAAGELEKRITPYLDLVEKMDKKGPWTSIDTIKEQFKNEPSKAEDIYTQTFLEKNPKLVQRVTQTLLQSAVQIYHAPAGHEFFTSDNPGFIASGDIIFNFSGLGGPFTFAFPLSSSACLIISSDNPSTTLQHHVTIYPRECTSTQVDMINQATKVIAQHKIFAKSRNYIQRFKSLFM from the coding sequence ATGAAATCTGGGCAACCTAAAAACCATCATTATGTTCCCAAAGTATACTTGAAACGATTCGCTGATGAGAATAGTGACTTCTTTCAATTGTGCAAAAAGTATAAAAGCATTTCAACAAGACACATATCACAAGTCTGTTATGAGAGAGAGTACTTTAAAATTCAGAGAGAGGAAACCAAAGCCACTCAAAATATTCAAGACGAGCATTATATAGAAAAAAACAGTTTTGTTTCACAAGAAAACTCCTTGCCAACACTTGTAGACCTTGTAAGTCAGCAACAATCAACTGCATTTTGGATACCAAAACATCAACTGGAAGCACTTATTGGTACACTGATCACTATAAAACAGCGCAATCCTACACATAGGCAACTTGTAACAAGCTTAATGAAAAGCAAAGTAGCTGCCGGAGAACTCGAAAAAAGAATTACTCCTTACCTTGACCTGGTAGAGAAAATGGACAAAAAAGGCCCTTGGACATCCATAGACACTATAAAAGAGCAGTTCAAAAATGAACCTTCAAAAGCAGAAGATATTTATACTCAAACTTTTTTGGAAAAAAACCCTAAACTGGTACAAAGAGTAACTCAAACACTTTTGCAATCAGCAGTGCAGATATACCATGCACCAGCAGGTCATGAATTTTTCACGTCAGACAATCCTGGCTTTATTGCCTCTGGAGACATCATTTTTAATTTTAGCGGACTTGGCGGACCGTTTACATTTGCATTTCCCCTTAGTTCGTCCGCTTGCCTAATTATTAGTAGCGACAATCCCAGTACAACATTACAACATCATGTCACAATCTATCCTAGAGAATGTACGTCTACACAAGTAGATATGATTAATCAGGCAACAAAAGTAATAGCCCAACATAAAATATTCGCTAAGAGTCGAAACTATATACAACGATTCAAGAGTTTATTTATGTAG
- a CDS encoding DUF4468 domain-containing protein translates to MKHIILIFLAAPFFSFAQNPELHIINGHYLHESTFSIPGKSKSILYQIANQWVATDIKDQRRISQTDSKDTGKIIEKIRFNTLYEGGTDLINETTVTIECSNEKIKIKLSNFQYSIGSDTSKVIIDNIIQFAAPEQIARHRMWYPIDRTATEIIANFRTWLKSKL, encoded by the coding sequence ATGAAACACATAATCCTTATCTTTCTTGCAGCCCCATTCTTTTCTTTTGCTCAAAATCCGGAGCTACATATTATAAATGGCCACTACCTGCATGAAAGTACTTTCTCTATACCCGGAAAATCCAAATCAATATTATATCAAATAGCCAATCAATGGGTGGCAACAGACATCAAAGATCAAAGAAGAATCAGTCAAACAGATTCAAAAGATACAGGAAAGATCATTGAAAAAATAAGGTTCAACACCCTTTACGAAGGCGGAACAGATTTAATCAACGAAACAACCGTTACCATCGAATGCAGTAATGAGAAAATTAAAATAAAACTATCTAATTTCCAATACTCTATAGGTAGTGACACCTCTAAAGTGATCATTGACAATATCATCCAATTTGCAGCCCCAGAACAGATTGCCAGACACAGGATGTGGTATCCGATTGACAGAACGGCAACTGAGATCATTGCCAATTTCAGAACATGGTTAAAAAGCAAGCTATAA
- a CDS encoding protein-tyrosine phosphatase family protein, with protein MPTKIYWIHQFPNNARLGIMPRPRGADWLADEVIHLKRQQVTVLVSLLESTEIHELELQEENAECMIKDRSIPPDATGFVKNLLQKVNNGESIVIHCRMGIGRASIIAANILLLNGYTADQALANISKARGLKAPDTEEQIAWLRKQERQSYYPTQKILDTMAPIK; from the coding sequence ATGCCCACAAAAATTTATTGGATACATCAATTTCCCAATAACGCACGACTAGGTATTATGCCACGCCCCCGGGGTGCAGATTGGCTGGCAGACGAGGTAATACACCTTAAACGTCAACAAGTAACTGTCCTTGTGTCCTTATTGGAAAGCACAGAAATACACGAACTGGAACTACAGGAAGAAAATGCGGAGTGCATGATTAAAGACAGAAGCATTCCACCTGACGCTACCGGCTTTGTCAAAAATCTATTGCAAAAAGTCAATAACGGAGAATCCATTGTTATTCATTGCAGAATGGGTATAGGCAGGGCCTCAATTATTGCTGCGAACATTTTACTACTGAATGGCTATACCGCCGACCAGGCGCTCGCCAACATCAGCAAAGCACGCGGTTTGAAAGCTCCTGATACAGAAGAACAAATAGCTTGGCTAAGAAAACAGGAAAGACAATCTTACTACCCAACCCAGAAGATACTGGACACGATGGCACCTATAAAGTAA
- a CDS encoding class I SAM-dependent methyltransferase — protein sequence MKLLTEEELVWSPIVANNRMNRKRNASGVNSYERELKFNPEEFLDDCLKQQGHAKWLDLCCGEGNALLQYAERLKVAESQDNVTLTGVDLVGDFQMIPPSVNCLRFITASLVHWNNEEQYDLVTCVHGIHYIGDKLKALSVALKAVKSNGMLIADLDWNSIKIEGDKDHQYLKTLFRENDIDYNARRKLVRCKGTRNIHFSLTYIGADDKAGPNYTGQEAVDSYYVLNVY from the coding sequence ATGAAGTTATTAACAGAAGAAGAGCTGGTATGGTCACCCATTGTGGCTAACAACAGGATGAACCGGAAGCGAAATGCCAGTGGTGTTAATAGTTATGAGCGTGAATTAAAGTTTAATCCGGAAGAGTTTCTGGATGATTGTTTAAAGCAGCAGGGGCATGCAAAATGGTTGGATCTATGTTGTGGTGAAGGAAATGCGCTGCTTCAATATGCGGAGCGACTAAAGGTGGCAGAAAGTCAGGATAACGTTACCTTAACCGGTGTTGATCTGGTGGGTGATTTTCAGATGATTCCACCCTCAGTTAACTGTCTTCGGTTTATAACTGCTTCTTTGGTGCATTGGAACAATGAAGAGCAGTATGATCTTGTTACCTGTGTGCATGGTATACATTACATCGGGGATAAACTAAAGGCATTGTCTGTAGCTTTAAAAGCGGTTAAGAGTAATGGGATGTTAATAGCCGATTTGGATTGGAATAGTATTAAAATTGAAGGGGATAAAGATCATCAGTATTTGAAGACGTTATTCCGGGAAAATGATATTGATTACAATGCGCGTAGAAAATTAGTGCGTTGTAAAGGAACGCGCAATATTCATTTTAGTCTTACATATATAGGTGCTGACGATAAAGCGGGGCCTAATTATACGGGGCAGGAAGCGGTAGATTCGTATTACGTGCTAAATGTATATTAA
- a CDS encoding M61 family metallopeptidase: protein MPQPQSHQLHIQLIATGITQSITDFTMPSWMPGYYQLLNYAGKVSGFAATDNNHQPLSWEKTGHSTWRVIHSAGSAIHLEYDVNASTNFVAQPWLDSTHAYIAPTGVFLYPAGYLQSAVSLTVQPAAQWPNIATGLAKTNTNTFHANNFDILYDSPILIGQLESTPSFTVKGIPHYFTGWRIGNFDKQQLSNDLQKMITSAANIIGEIPYPHYTFLAIGPGRGGIEHLNSTTISFSGEHLNTPEGREQMLSFMAHEYFHHYNVKRIRPVALGPFDYTRENITNMLWVSEGLTVYYEYIVLRRAGLMTTESLLQNLQHNIAAYENTSGRLYQSLTQASAETWHDGPFGRSPDSTISYYQKGPAMGMLLDFAIRNATNNNKSLDDVMRTLYYRFYKEKQRGFTDKEFQQVCEATAGIKLDEFFEYIYTVKTPDYTKYLGYGGIAIDLQTTSSNKKIYSLSFIREVTPLQEAIRKSWQGL from the coding sequence ATGCCACAACCGCAATCACATCAGCTGCACATCCAGCTTATCGCAACCGGCATTACCCAAAGCATCACCGATTTTACTATGCCTTCCTGGATGCCCGGTTATTACCAATTACTGAATTACGCCGGTAAAGTGTCTGGCTTTGCAGCTACTGACAACAATCACCAGCCACTTAGTTGGGAAAAAACCGGGCATAGCACCTGGCGGGTCATACACAGTGCCGGTAGCGCTATACACCTGGAATACGACGTTAATGCCAGCACCAATTTTGTAGCACAACCCTGGCTGGATAGCACCCATGCTTATATAGCACCTACCGGGGTGTTCCTGTATCCGGCAGGCTACCTGCAAAGTGCTGTTAGCCTTACGGTTCAACCCGCGGCACAATGGCCCAACATAGCCACTGGATTGGCAAAAACCAATACCAATACTTTCCACGCAAACAATTTTGATATATTATACGACTCGCCCATTCTAATAGGCCAGTTGGAGTCAACACCTTCTTTTACCGTAAAAGGCATTCCGCATTATTTTACAGGCTGGCGCATCGGCAACTTTGACAAACAACAGCTCAGTAATGATTTACAAAAAATGATTACCAGTGCAGCAAACATCATTGGCGAAATACCTTATCCCCATTATACCTTCCTTGCCATTGGCCCCGGCCGGGGTGGTATTGAACACCTGAACTCTACTACTATCAGTTTCTCGGGCGAACACCTGAACACACCTGAAGGCAGAGAACAGATGCTCAGTTTTATGGCACACGAATATTTCCATCACTATAATGTAAAAAGAATAAGACCTGTTGCATTAGGCCCGTTCGATTACACCAGGGAAAACATCACCAACATGCTATGGGTATCGGAAGGGCTTACGGTTTATTATGAGTACATTGTTCTACGTCGCGCAGGGCTCATGACTACAGAAAGCCTGTTGCAAAACCTGCAACATAACATAGCTGCTTACGAAAACACATCTGGCCGCCTTTACCAGTCGCTCACACAGGCAAGCGCAGAAACCTGGCATGACGGACCTTTTGGCCGTTCTCCCGATTCCACCATCTCTTATTATCAAAAAGGTCCGGCAATGGGCATGTTACTGGATTTTGCTATCCGCAACGCTACTAACAACAACAAATCGCTCGATGATGTAATGCGCACATTGTATTACCGGTTTTATAAAGAAAAACAAAGAGGTTTTACAGATAAAGAGTTTCAGCAGGTATGCGAAGCTACCGCCGGCATCAAACTGGATGAATTCTTTGAGTATATCTATACTGTTAAAACACCCGACTATACCAAATACCTTGGATATGGTGGCATTGCTATAGATCTGCAAACAACCTCTTCTAATAAAAAAATATATTCCTTATCGTTTATCAGGGAGGTTACTCCTTTACAGGAGGCTATCCGAAAAAGCTGGCAGGGATTATAA
- a CDS encoding aminotransferase class V-fold PLP-dependent enzyme codes for MNFSPLFPVLETCTYLNTANAGLLSVPLMEWRRETDRQFSIGASEFRSTTGNAIVEDARQTIAGYFHAKPGYTFLVPNMSFGFGKVLDGLEGPQRVLLLQDDYPSITYQVKSRGWEHEFISLLLYEQLEQRILEAVKRFRPTMLACSITHYLNGITLNLDLFAAIKAAYPSLLIVADATQYFGTTAFHFEDTAIDIVLASGYKWLSGGYGNGVVLVKEEAAARLYTKAQQLSGPNELFLKEKNKLALQFEPGHLDFISYGSLGQAIRLRQEWGEEQLLQHIDLLSAKAMKAFTERGVIDAAISMRKQHAPIFTIQVSDRVKEAIRAANIIGVNRGTGLRVSLHYYNTKQELQQLLEVMDK; via the coding sequence ATGAACTTTTCTCCACTGTTTCCGGTATTAGAAACCTGCACATATTTAAATACAGCCAACGCCGGCTTATTATCTGTTCCGCTAATGGAATGGCGACGCGAAACGGATCGTCAGTTTAGCATAGGCGCCAGTGAATTCAGAAGCACTACCGGTAATGCTATTGTGGAAGATGCCCGACAAACCATTGCCGGGTATTTTCATGCAAAGCCCGGCTATACTTTCCTGGTGCCTAACATGTCGTTTGGTTTTGGGAAGGTGCTGGATGGGCTGGAAGGCCCCCAGCGTGTGTTGTTGTTACAGGATGATTATCCTTCTATCACCTACCAGGTAAAAAGCAGGGGATGGGAACATGAGTTTATTTCCCTGCTCCTGTATGAACAACTGGAACAACGGATACTGGAAGCGGTAAAGCGTTTTCGACCTACGATGCTGGCTTGCAGCATCACGCATTATCTGAATGGCATTACGCTGAACCTGGATTTGTTTGCTGCTATTAAAGCTGCTTACCCTTCCTTGCTGATAGTGGCAGATGCTACACAATACTTTGGCACTACTGCCTTTCATTTTGAAGACACAGCTATTGACATTGTGTTAGCCAGTGGTTATAAATGGCTGTCGGGTGGGTATGGTAATGGCGTGGTGTTAGTGAAGGAGGAAGCTGCAGCGCGTTTATATACAAAGGCGCAGCAATTGTCAGGCCCCAATGAGTTGTTTCTGAAAGAGAAGAATAAACTGGCCTTACAGTTTGAACCTGGTCATCTTGACTTTATTAGTTATGGAAGCTTAGGGCAGGCCATTCGTTTAAGGCAGGAATGGGGAGAAGAACAATTGTTACAACACATTGATCTTTTATCAGCAAAGGCTATGAAGGCTTTTACAGAGCGTGGTGTAATTGATGCGGCTATCAGCATGCGCAAACAGCATGCACCTATTTTTACAATACAGGTATCGGATAGAGTAAAGGAGGCAATACGTGCTGCTAACATCATTGGTGTGAACAGGGGCACGGGATTAAGAGTGTCTTTGCATTATTATAATACAAAACAGGAGCTACAGCAACTGCTGGAGGTAATGGATAAATAA
- a CDS encoding ABC transporter permease has translation MLFNYLKIAFRSLKKRKGFTAINIIGLALGLATCMLIVYYVADELSYDQYHIKADRIFRINNDIKFGGNEKSYTTSPAPLAGVLMQNYPQVETVVRFREKGAFNVRKGAQDIQEHRVVFVDSTLFSVFTLGMIEGDAGRALVEPRTVVINETTAKKYFDDVHAVGKTLLLDDSIPYKVTGVIHDMPVQSHFNFDLFLSMASLEEGREEAWLSNNFVTYVLLKPDVKKAAFEPVFAQIMRKYAGPQLQSLMHLDIDAFERSGNYYRMNLTPVKEIHLHSNRVGEMGRNGNMQYVYIFSVIAAFILLIACVNFMNLSTARSANRAREVGVRKVLGSPRKQLIAQFLSESILITFVAAILAVLVAALLMPLFNHVSGKNISISVQSLKWLVPALLLTVIVVGCVAGSYPAFFLSGFQPVEVLKGKLSAGFKGGRLRSLLVVFQFAISVFLIIGTLVIYNQIAYIRNKDLGYNREQMLVVHHLGDLGNNAEVFKQEVKKIQGVSGATMTGFLPTSSYRNSTVLFRSAALEHDKAISSQVWVVDESYVPTLGIQLKAGRNFSQEMGMDSLAIIVNETAARMMGGNALQQELIMPQDNMLKTTKTYHVIGVIKDFNFSSLRDNITPLTLFYGRENTSLTVKVSGMGAAGTIDRIKAQWSSLAPHRQFDYTFMDEDFDADYRAEQRVSTISVAFTTLAIVIACLGLFGLAAYAAEQRTKEIGIRKVLGANVRTIVTLLSADFIKLVVIAILVATPLAWLAMHEWLQGFAYRQNIQWWIVGLAAVASVGIALVTISFQSIKAALTNPVKSLKSE, from the coding sequence ATGCTGTTTAACTATCTGAAGATTGCGTTCCGCTCCCTGAAAAAAAGAAAGGGGTTTACGGCTATTAATATTATTGGTTTGGCCCTGGGCCTGGCCACCTGTATGCTGATTGTGTACTATGTGGCTGATGAGTTAAGCTATGATCAATACCATATAAAAGCCGACAGGATATTTCGTATCAACAACGATATCAAGTTTGGAGGTAATGAAAAATCGTATACTACTTCTCCGGCCCCACTGGCTGGCGTTTTGATGCAGAACTATCCGCAGGTAGAAACAGTAGTACGGTTTAGGGAGAAGGGAGCTTTTAATGTACGGAAAGGTGCGCAGGACATACAGGAGCATCGGGTGGTGTTTGTAGATTCTACTTTGTTTTCTGTTTTTACGCTAGGTATGATAGAGGGCGATGCAGGTAGGGCATTGGTAGAACCCCGTACGGTTGTGATCAATGAAACCACTGCTAAAAAATATTTTGATGATGTGCATGCAGTGGGTAAAACGCTGCTACTGGATGACAGTATTCCCTATAAAGTAACCGGTGTGATACATGATATGCCGGTACAATCGCATTTTAATTTTGATCTGTTCCTGTCTATGGCTTCACTGGAAGAAGGTAGGGAAGAAGCATGGCTGAGTAATAATTTTGTTACGTATGTGCTGCTGAAGCCTGACGTTAAGAAGGCAGCCTTTGAACCGGTGTTTGCACAGATTATGCGTAAGTATGCAGGGCCACAGCTGCAAAGCCTTATGCACCTGGATATAGATGCTTTTGAAAGAAGCGGTAATTATTACCGGATGAACCTTACACCAGTAAAGGAAATTCATTTGCACTCTAACCGGGTAGGTGAGATGGGCAGGAACGGTAATATGCAATATGTATACATCTTCTCGGTGATAGCGGCTTTTATACTATTGATTGCCTGTGTAAATTTTATGAACCTGTCTACTGCCCGCTCCGCCAACCGGGCAAGGGAAGTAGGCGTGCGCAAAGTATTAGGCTCGCCAAGAAAGCAATTGATAGCACAATTTTTATCAGAATCTATACTCATCACTTTTGTGGCGGCTATACTGGCAGTGCTGGTGGCGGCTTTGTTAATGCCTTTGTTTAACCATGTTTCCGGTAAGAATATCAGCATTAGTGTGCAGTCGTTGAAATGGCTGGTTCCGGCATTGTTGCTTACAGTGATAGTGGTAGGTTGTGTAGCGGGTTCCTATCCTGCTTTTTTCCTGTCGGGCTTTCAACCGGTAGAGGTGTTGAAGGGTAAGTTAAGTGCTGGTTTTAAAGGCGGCAGGCTAAGAAGTTTACTGGTAGTGTTTCAGTTTGCTATTTCTGTTTTCCTGATTATTGGTACACTGGTTATTTATAACCAGATAGCGTATATCCGTAATAAAGACCTGGGTTATAACCGGGAGCAAATGCTGGTAGTGCATCACCTGGGTGATTTAGGGAACAATGCAGAGGTATTTAAGCAGGAAGTGAAAAAGATACAAGGGGTTAGTGGGGCTACTATGACGGGGTTTTTACCTACATCTTCTTACCGGAACAGTACTGTTTTATTTAGATCGGCTGCATTGGAACATGATAAAGCTATTTCGTCGCAGGTGTGGGTGGTGGATGAAAGTTATGTGCCTACGCTGGGTATTCAATTGAAAGCGGGCAGAAATTTTTCGCAGGAAATGGGTATGGATTCGTTGGCTATTATTGTAAATGAAACAGCAGCGAGGATGATGGGGGGAAATGCTTTGCAGCAGGAGTTGATAATGCCGCAGGATAATATGTTGAAAACTACTAAAACCTATCATGTGATAGGGGTGATCAAAGATTTTAACTTTAGCTCGCTCCGGGATAATATCACGCCGCTTACATTATTCTACGGACGTGAAAACACGTCATTAACGGTTAAAGTAAGTGGTATGGGAGCAGCTGGTACCATAGATCGTATTAAAGCGCAATGGAGTAGCCTGGCACCGCACCGCCAGTTTGATTATACTTTTATGGATGAGGATTTTGATGCCGATTACCGTGCAGAGCAAAGGGTAAGTACTATTTCTGTGGCGTTTACCACGCTGGCTATTGTGATAGCCTGTTTAGGTTTGTTTGGACTGGCTGCTTATGCAGCCGAGCAGCGCACCAAAGAAATAGGGATACGCAAAGTGCTGGGGGCCAATGTGCGCACTATTGTAACCCTGCTATCGGCCGATTTTATTAAGTTGGTGGTAATAGCTATACTGGTAGCTACACCACTGGCATGGCTGGCTATGCATGAATGGTTGCAGGGTTTTGCTTACCGGCAAAATATCCAATGGTGGATAGTGGGGCTGGCGGCAGTGGCTTCGGTAGGCATTGCTTTGGTTACTATTAGTTTTCAATCGATAAAAGCAGCTTTAACCAACCCGGTGAAGAGTTTGAAAAGTGAGTAG
- a CDS encoding aldo/keto reductase: MEYRQLGASGLEVPVLSFGTATFGGNGEFFKAWGATQVEEATRLVNLCMDAGVNFFDTADIYSDGLSEEILGKALKGIRDKVLISTKATFTFGQGPNNQGSSRYHLVRQIEGSLKRLGTDYIDVYHMHGFDGNTPVEETLRTLDDLVASGKVRYIACSNFSGWHLMKSLAVSEKYGWNRYVAHQVYYSLANREYEWELMPLGLDQKVGSIIWSPLAAGRLGGRYGRNKPVPKDTRVAQGGSPVPDMAVPEEVLYSITDALEEVAAETGKTVAQISLNWLLQRPTVSSIIIGARNEEQLKQNLGAVGWNLTTEQVQKLDKASEVPTIYPYWHQRQNLKLNPPPQFY; the protein is encoded by the coding sequence ATGGAATACAGACAATTAGGTGCTTCGGGTTTGGAAGTACCTGTGCTAAGCTTTGGTACCGCTACGTTTGGGGGAAATGGGGAGTTTTTTAAAGCATGGGGTGCCACACAAGTAGAAGAAGCTACACGTTTGGTGAATCTTTGTATGGATGCAGGGGTGAACTTTTTTGATACAGCAGATATTTATTCAGATGGCTTGTCGGAAGAAATTTTAGGCAAGGCGTTGAAAGGCATACGTGATAAAGTATTGATCTCTACCAAGGCTACTTTTACGTTTGGCCAGGGGCCTAACAATCAGGGCTCTTCCCGTTATCACCTGGTAAGGCAGATAGAAGGCAGCCTGAAAAGATTAGGCACTGATTATATTGATGTATACCATATGCACGGCTTTGATGGCAACACGCCTGTGGAAGAAACCCTGCGTACGTTAGATGATCTGGTAGCGAGTGGTAAAGTACGTTACATAGCCTGTTCTAATTTTTCCGGCTGGCATTTGATGAAGTCATTGGCGGTATCTGAAAAATATGGTTGGAACCGCTATGTGGCGCACCAGGTATATTATTCGCTGGCCAACAGGGAATACGAGTGGGAGCTGATGCCATTAGGCCTGGATCAGAAAGTGGGCAGTATTATATGGAGTCCGTTAGCAGCTGGTCGCCTGGGCGGCAGGTATGGCCGTAATAAACCCGTGCCTAAAGATACCCGTGTGGCGCAAGGTGGCAGCCCGGTGCCGGACATGGCTGTGCCGGAAGAAGTGCTGTATAGCATTACAGATGCATTGGAGGAAGTGGCAGCAGAAACCGGTAAAACAGTTGCGCAGATTTCGTTGAATTGGTTGCTGCAAAGACCCACAGTTTCTTCTATCATCATTGGCGCCCGCAACGAGGAGCAATTGAAGCAGAACCTGGGTGCAGTAGGTTGGAACTTAACCACTGAGCAGGTACAAAAACTGGATAAGGCCAGCGAAGTGCCTACTATTTATCCTTACTGGCATCAGCGTCAGAATCTGAAGCTGAACCCGCCACCTCAATTTTATTAA
- a CDS encoding amidohydrolase family protein produces the protein MMMKQMIKGLVTAVCAGILLTACHNKDNNKVLLKHVTLIDGNGGMPVPMTDILIQGDTIAAIGAGLEEGDATVLDLGGKTIMPALISAHVHVGTLKDTTTKPENYTRTNILAQLHKYEDYGIGNILVMGTDRPMLFESGLRDSSEKGLMPGARLHTAGYGFGAVDGAPPLSFAMDKVFRPATPEQVVPEMDSVAKLSPTVVKMWVDDFNGKYAQKLSPDIYRKIIEEAHKRKLRVASHLYYLSDAKQLVADGLDIIGHSIRDKVVDDTLLAAMKEKGVVYIPTLSLDEFAYIYARKPEWINDPFFKKSLEPGVYEMITSQAYQDKLKNAPDYPVKVAAFEMALRNLEKISSAGILVALGTDSGAMPLRAQGFSEHLELELMVQAGLTPLQAITVATRNAAKVLKIDQQYGTLEKGKVADFIILGSNPEVNIKNTRTIEAVYKAGKEVSKGPLAKN, from the coding sequence ATGATGATGAAACAAATGATAAAGGGATTAGTAACAGCGGTTTGTGCAGGCATTTTATTAACAGCCTGCCACAATAAAGACAATAACAAGGTATTGCTGAAACATGTAACCCTCATTGATGGCAATGGCGGCATGCCGGTGCCCATGACGGATATACTGATACAGGGCGACACTATTGCGGCAATAGGGGCAGGTCTGGAAGAGGGAGATGCTACGGTGTTGGACCTGGGCGGCAAAACCATTATGCCGGCGCTGATAAGTGCGCATGTGCATGTGGGAACCTTAAAAGATACCACTACTAAGCCGGAGAACTACACACGCACCAATATACTGGCGCAGTTGCATAAGTATGAAGATTATGGCATAGGTAATATATTGGTAATGGGAACAGACAGGCCTATGCTGTTTGAAAGCGGCCTGCGCGATTCTTCTGAGAAAGGTTTGATGCCAGGCGCCCGGCTGCATACTGCCGGCTATGGTTTTGGTGCGGTAGATGGAGCGCCGCCATTATCGTTTGCTATGGATAAGGTGTTCAGGCCTGCTACTCCGGAGCAGGTGGTGCCGGAAATGGATAGTGTGGCTAAGCTGTCGCCAACAGTAGTTAAAATGTGGGTAGATGATTTCAATGGCAAATACGCTCAAAAACTATCGCCGGATATTTATCGGAAGATCATTGAAGAAGCCCATAAAAGAAAACTGCGTGTTGCATCACACCTGTATTATTTGTCTGATGCCAAACAACTGGTGGCAGATGGTTTGGATATTATAGGTCATAGCATTCGGGATAAGGTGGTTGATGATACATTGCTGGCAGCTATGAAAGAAAAAGGCGTAGTGTATATACCTACTTTATCGCTGGATGAATTTGCTTATATCTATGCACGCAAGCCGGAGTGGATCAATGATCCGTTCTTTAAAAAATCGCTGGAGCCGGGTGTATATGAAATGATCACTTCGCAGGCTTACCAGGATAAATTAAAGAATGCACCTGACTACCCGGTAAAGGTGGCTGCTTTTGAAATGGCACTGCGTAACCTGGAAAAAATTTCTTCTGCGGGTATACTGGTGGCATTGGGTACTGATTCCGGCGCTATGCCTTTACGGGCACAAGGTTTTTCGGAACACCTGGAACTGGAATTGATGGTGCAGGCAGGGCTTACACCTTTACAGGCTATTACAGTGGCTACTAGAAATGCGGCTAAAGTGTTGAAGATAGATCAGCAATATGGTACGCTGGAAAAAGGTAAGGTGGCTGATTTTATTATATTGGGTAGTAACCCGGAAGTGAACATCAAAAACACCAGAACCATTGAAGCGGTGTACAAGGCCGGTAAAGAAGTGAGTAAAGGGCCATTGGCAAAAAACTAA